In the genome of Cutibacterium equinum, one region contains:
- the cbiB gene encoding adenosylcobinamide-phosphate synthase CbiB, which produces MAVFGNAAAGLEKRDWADSVARGGVHVAACLVPLAVLGAGVEKATAKHPVMRMIATAATTWAVVGSTSLAREGHTMADRLRNGDLSGARRQLSHLCSRDADQLDEPELARATVESMAENTADAAVASLWWGAVAGVPGMLVHRGANTLDAMIGHHNERYENFGKVAAHLDDLLDLPASRLTGLFCCLLAPTVGGDRRCAFEVMMRDHAHHPSPNGGWCESAWAGALGVQLGGRNVYYGNRHEDRPLLGDGPRPDGAKVADAANLVTKVTDVATAVACLGVATLAHLKFYGGILPRRCDSSRKEK; this is translated from the coding sequence GTGGCTGTCTTCGGCAATGCCGCTGCTGGCCTGGAGAAGCGCGACTGGGCCGATTCGGTGGCCCGCGGTGGGGTGCACGTTGCTGCCTGCCTCGTACCGCTGGCCGTGCTGGGAGCTGGCGTCGAGAAGGCCACCGCGAAGCACCCAGTGATGCGCATGATCGCCACGGCTGCGACGACCTGGGCGGTGGTGGGATCGACATCTCTGGCTCGTGAAGGCCACACCATGGCCGATCGCTTGCGCAATGGCGACCTGTCTGGGGCCAGGCGGCAGCTGTCCCACCTGTGTTCCCGGGACGCCGATCAGCTCGACGAGCCAGAGTTGGCCCGGGCGACCGTGGAATCCATGGCGGAGAACACCGCAGACGCCGCCGTCGCCTCGCTGTGGTGGGGAGCGGTGGCAGGAGTGCCAGGAATGCTTGTCCATCGGGGCGCGAACACCCTCGACGCCATGATCGGCCACCACAACGAGCGTTACGAGAACTTCGGGAAGGTGGCTGCTCACCTCGACGACCTTCTTGATCTGCCCGCGTCCCGGCTGACCGGTCTGTTCTGCTGCCTGCTGGCTCCCACAGTCGGAGGGGATCGGCGTTGCGCCTTTGAGGTCATGATGCGTGATCATGCCCATCACCCCAGCCCCAACGGGGGATGGTGCGAGTCGGCCTGGGCCGGTGCCCTCGGGGTGCAGTTGGGCGGACGCAATGTCTACTACGGAAACCGTCACGAGGATCGCCCCCTGCTGGGAGACGGCCCTCGGCCTGACGGTGCCAAGGTTGCTGACGCCGCCAACCTCGTCACCAAGGTCACCGATGTGGCGACAGCAGT